In Thunnus thynnus chromosome 20, fThuThy2.1, whole genome shotgun sequence, a single window of DNA contains:
- the LOC137172661 gene encoding LOW QUALITY PROTEIN: archaemetzincin-2 (The sequence of the model RefSeq protein was modified relative to this genomic sequence to represent the inferred CDS: deleted 1 base in 1 codon), protein MKVIQHSVETLKTALVSNHQDLVKLYSKHTKEERRLLEEGFHPGQHGSLFQPITVHSDSDWIPAHPEEPQDFGSFYRDPYRKTPSASYNTIYIQTIGSFGEAGAQTDQYVEWLREYCQAFFYGLAVKLLPAVTVAETGCSFRVNSNSHNLQILTGDLLRFLGNRKPKDAFCIVGITMIDLYPKDSWNFVFGQASLSKGMGVFSFARYDDYFYTRSYAGRLKKQLKPKQGDYSVFDGYYTPPITSILLLRSCKTMTHEIGHMFGIKHCQWLNCVMQGSNHLEESDRRPLDFCPICLRKLQVSIGFQIAERYKALMHWMEEDQSQTSTPEEASASQLHFPKPTEAFHTSKLWLCRCLDILEKNER, encoded by the exons ATGAAGGTGATACAACACTCTGTGGagacactgaaaacagctttggTCTCTAATCATCAGGACCTAGTTAAActttacagtaaacacacaaaagaagaaCGGCGTCTTCTGGAGGAGGGATTCCACCCAGGGCAGCATGGTTCCCTTTTCCAGCCCATCACAGTGCATTCTGACTCAGACTGGATTCCCGCTCACCCCGAGGAGCCTCAAGACTTTGGGAGCTTCTACAGAGACCCTTACCGCAAGACCCCCAGTGCTAGCTACAATACCATTTACATTCAGACTATAG GTTCCTTTGGAGAGGCGGGGGCCCAGACAGACCAGTATGTGGAGTGGCTCAGAGAATACTGCCAGGCCTTCTTCTATGGTCTTGCTGTTAAGTTGCTGCCAGCGGTTACTGTTGCTGAAACAGGGTGCTCTTTCAGGGTTAACAGTAACTCACACAACCTTCAGATCCTCACTG GTGACTTGCTACGATTTCTGGGCAACAGGAAACCAAAAGATGCTTTTTGCATTGTTGGAATTACAATGATTGACCTCTACCCCAAAGACTCCTGGAATTTTGTCTTTGGACAGGCTTCTCTCAGTAAGG GAATGGGTGTTTTCAGCTTTGCCAGGTATGATGACTATTTCTACACCAGAAGTTATGCGGGGAGGCTGAAGAAACAGCTTAAGCCAAAACAAGGGGACTATTCTGTGTTTGACGGATATTACACC CCCCCCATCACCAGCATTCTGCTGCTTCGGTCCTGCAAG ACAATGACCCATGAGATTGGCCATATGTTTGGAATAAAGCATTGCCAGTGGTTGAACTGTGTCATGCAGGGCTCCAACCACCTGGAGGAGTCAGATCGTAGGCCTCTGGATTTCTGTCCCATCTGCCTTCGAAAGCTACAGGTCTCAATTGGCTTTCAAATAGCTGAAAGATATAAg GCCTTAATGCACTGGATGGAGGAGGATCAGAGTCAAACATCCACACCAGAGGAGGCCTCTGCCTCTCAGCTCCACTTTCCCAAACCCACTGAAGCCTTTCATACATCCAAACTGTGGCTCTGCAGGTGCCTGGACatactggaaaaaaatgaaCGATAG
- the si:dkey-21c1.1 gene encoding protein VCF1 — protein sequence MLTDNRKRHRSCDSEEDQQLSPQAKRSGGGPSLLVSDLDSESSSSDSSNGISSPERAIVATTRPCIHSQNNCISQSSLSPKPEDSASSLQHGFHGDGSSVSYDYINRVLREAHFSSLQTRGRPGST from the exons ATGCTGACTGACAACAG GAAGCGTCACCGTAGCTGTGACAGTGAGGAGGACCAGCAGCTGAGTCCTCAGGCCAAGAGGTCAGGAGGGGGTCCCAGCCTGCTTGTGTCAGATTTGGACTCAGAG TCTtccagcagtgacagcagtaatGGGATCAGCAGTCCAGAGAGAGCAATAGTGGCCACCACCAGGCCATGCATACACAGCCAGAACAACTGCATCTCCCAGTCCTCACTCAGCCCAAAGCCTGAAGACTCTGCCAGCTCCTTGCAGCACGGTTTCCATGGAGACGGCAGCAGTGTCTCCTATGACTACATCAACAGAGTCCTGAGGGAGGCGCACTTCAGCAGTCTGCAGACCAGAGGACGTCCGGGCTCGACATGA
- the tepsin gene encoding AP-4 complex accessory subunit Tepsin isoform X2, translating into MATFMERLAFLQKVPTLMKATADDENPCPGYLFQEIGKISHESSGCGQCLLEYLLERLQVESCHVKLKVLKIFVHLCGHGSNHFLTELRRNSTFIQQASVYSGPPDPIHGTALYQKVRNTAQEVARLLFTDMIPTKSGVSPLNIAPPTMGMGSAASHRSGMQGFGYNPGRQGTGSDTLLDKIQKAAEVVASAVLPPTEHQGIRLHDNHYRAVVAPSAPIEVAVPACAYNLPARRPKVSPLPTAVTQRCPGQVGGGWEETDSGNSSSHNSSQDIAANSRASVGSKSAGTGSQSGASRESSGDLSERVEALQLGDCGQEMALISRLSEGSRVFLSREESQHFIKECSILNCEVVVELLSSRLQEPSNTVKMRALCAVACLMTSDLLSLEQMFAATQRKLRQLSEGPPGPVANKATKILRQFEALICGSLHATRQEQTAAASSSSHQAPSNQLPTSTYSNPLLQTHSADDKNLKHYQVKDLQPDISPADINHPSSPSSLARSGSSGEPMNDDDKGSLIQQELTQSQVEPVRTAEVKPAAEDQEYNTDRSSSPPSELQSEQPCVSRLSLFSGMELVTKGRPLCDRCLSEGETSQTETDSENDTLRENQAVDTSDSPVDSSLPCISKTSEDASSICSPVVSGSSQPVSAFSFLNF; encoded by the exons atggccacatttatggaaCGATTAGCTTTTCTTCAGAAA GTCCCGACTCTGATGAAGGCCACAGCAGATGATGAAAACCCATGTCCTGGCTACCTTTTCCAAGAGATTGGAA AAATCTCCCATGAGTCTTCAGGTTGTGGTCAGTGTTTGTTGGAGTATCTTCTGGAGAGGCTGCAGGTGGAGTCCTGTCATGTCAAACTCAAG GTGCTGAAGATCTTTGTCCATCTCTGTGGCCACGGCTCCAATCATTTCCTCACAGAACTCAGAAGGAATTCCACTTTCATCCAGCAAGCATCAG TTTACAGTGGCCCCCCTGATCCCATCCATGGCACAGCATTGTACCAGAAAGTGAGAAACACGGCACAG GAAGTAGCCCGGTTGCTTTTCACAGACATGATTCCCACCAAAAGCGGTGTCTCCCCACTCAATATAGCCCCCCCAACAATGG GTATGGGCTCAGCAGCTTCCCACAGGTCAGGAATGCAGGGATTTGGATACAATCCAGGGAGGCAGGGGACAG GCAGTGACACCCTGCTGGATAAGATCCAGAAAGCTGCAGAGGTAGTGGCCAGTGCTGTCCTTCCCCCAACTGAGCACCAGGGCATCCGTCTCCATGACAACCATTATCGGGCCGTAGTGGCGCCCTCTGCGCCCATAGAGGTGGCCGTGCCAGCTTGTGCCTACAATCTGCCTGCTCGCAGACCAAAAg TGTCACCACTACCTACAGCAGTGACCCAGAGGTGCCCAGGGCAGGTGGGAGGTGGCTgggaagagacagacagcggaAACAGCTCCTCTCACAACTCTTCTCAGGACATCGCAGCCAACAGCCGGGCATCTGTGGGCAGCAAGTCAGCAGGCACCGGCAGCCAATCAGGGGCCAGTAGAGAAAGCAGTGGGGACCTATCTGAGCG GGTGGAAGCCTTGCAGTTGGGGGACTGTGGCCAAGAGATGGCGCTCATCAGCAGACTGTCTGAAGGCTCCAGAGTTTTCCTGTCCCGAGAGGAGAGCCAGCACTTCATCAAAGA gTGCTCCATTCTTAACTGTGAGGTCGTGGTGGAGTTGCTCTCAAGCAGGCTTCAAGAACCATCAAACACCGTTAAGATG CGGGCACTGTGTGCTGTAGCATGCctcatgacctctgacctcctctcTCTGGAGCAAATGTTTGCTGCTACACAGCGAAAGCTTCGTCAGCTAAGTGAAGGGCCACCTGGACCCGTGGCCAACAAAGCCACTAAG ATTTTGCGACAGTTCGAGGCTCTGATTTGTGGATCTTTACATGCTACCAGGCAGgagcaaacagcagcagcaagcagcagcagccatcaGGCACCATCTAATCAACTTCCTACATCTACATACTCAAACCCTTTACTTCAAACCCACTCTGCTGACGACAAAAACCTCAAACATTATCAGGTAAAGGACCTCCAGCCTGATATCTCACCTGCAGATATCAATCACCCATCTTCCCCTTCTAGTCTGGCCCGCAGCGGCTCCTCAGGGGAGCCGATGAATGACGATGACAAGGGGTCTCTCATTCAGCAAGAGTTAACGCAAAGCCAGGTAGAACCTGTCAGGACTGCTGAGGTTAAACCAGCAGCTGAAGATCAAGAGTATAACACAGACAGGAGCTCTTCCCCTCCCTCTGAGCTGCAGAGTGAGCAGCCCTGTGTGAGCAGACTGTCCCTGTTCAGTGGTATGGAGCTGGTGACCAAGGGAAGACCGCTGTGTGACAGGTGTCTCAGCGAGGGAGAGACATCCCAGACAGAGACTGATTCGGAGAATGACACTTTAAGGGAGAATCAAGCTGTGGATACCTCTGACAGTCCAGTGGACTCGTCTCTCCCTTGCATCAGTAAAACCAGTGAGGATGCTTCTTCAATTTGCAGTCCAGTTGTATCTGGTAGCAGCCAACCAGTATCAGCCTTCTCATTTCTCaacttttga
- the tepsin gene encoding AP-4 complex accessory subunit tepsin isoform X1 produces the protein MATFMERLAFLQKVPTLMKATADDENPCPGYLFQEIGKISHESSGCGQCLLEYLLERLQVESCHVKLKVLKIFVHLCGHGSNHFLTELRRNSTFIQQASVYSGPPDPIHGTALYQKVRNTAQEVARLLFTDMIPTKSGVSPLNIAPPTMGMGSAASHRSGMQGFGYNPGRQGTGGSDTLLDKIQKAAEVVASAVLPPTEHQGIRLHDNHYRAVVAPSAPIEVAVPACAYNLPARRPKVSPLPTAVTQRCPGQVGGGWEETDSGNSSSHNSSQDIAANSRASVGSKSAGTGSQSGASRESSGDLSERVEALQLGDCGQEMALISRLSEGSRVFLSREESQHFIKECSILNCEVVVELLSSRLQEPSNTVKMRALCAVACLMTSDLLSLEQMFAATQRKLRQLSEGPPGPVANKATKILRQFEALICGSLHATRQEQTAAASSSSHQAPSNQLPTSTYSNPLLQTHSADDKNLKHYQVKDLQPDISPADINHPSSPSSLARSGSSGEPMNDDDKGSLIQQELTQSQVEPVRTAEVKPAAEDQEYNTDRSSSPPSELQSEQPCVSRLSLFSGMELVTKGRPLCDRCLSEGETSQTETDSENDTLRENQAVDTSDSPVDSSLPCISKTSEDASSICSPVVSGSSQPVSAFSFLNF, from the exons atggccacatttatggaaCGATTAGCTTTTCTTCAGAAA GTCCCGACTCTGATGAAGGCCACAGCAGATGATGAAAACCCATGTCCTGGCTACCTTTTCCAAGAGATTGGAA AAATCTCCCATGAGTCTTCAGGTTGTGGTCAGTGTTTGTTGGAGTATCTTCTGGAGAGGCTGCAGGTGGAGTCCTGTCATGTCAAACTCAAG GTGCTGAAGATCTTTGTCCATCTCTGTGGCCACGGCTCCAATCATTTCCTCACAGAACTCAGAAGGAATTCCACTTTCATCCAGCAAGCATCAG TTTACAGTGGCCCCCCTGATCCCATCCATGGCACAGCATTGTACCAGAAAGTGAGAAACACGGCACAG GAAGTAGCCCGGTTGCTTTTCACAGACATGATTCCCACCAAAAGCGGTGTCTCCCCACTCAATATAGCCCCCCCAACAATGG GTATGGGCTCAGCAGCTTCCCACAGGTCAGGAATGCAGGGATTTGGATACAATCCAGGGAGGCAGGGGACAG GAGGCAGTGACACCCTGCTGGATAAGATCCAGAAAGCTGCAGAGGTAGTGGCCAGTGCTGTCCTTCCCCCAACTGAGCACCAGGGCATCCGTCTCCATGACAACCATTATCGGGCCGTAGTGGCGCCCTCTGCGCCCATAGAGGTGGCCGTGCCAGCTTGTGCCTACAATCTGCCTGCTCGCAGACCAAAAg TGTCACCACTACCTACAGCAGTGACCCAGAGGTGCCCAGGGCAGGTGGGAGGTGGCTgggaagagacagacagcggaAACAGCTCCTCTCACAACTCTTCTCAGGACATCGCAGCCAACAGCCGGGCATCTGTGGGCAGCAAGTCAGCAGGCACCGGCAGCCAATCAGGGGCCAGTAGAGAAAGCAGTGGGGACCTATCTGAGCG GGTGGAAGCCTTGCAGTTGGGGGACTGTGGCCAAGAGATGGCGCTCATCAGCAGACTGTCTGAAGGCTCCAGAGTTTTCCTGTCCCGAGAGGAGAGCCAGCACTTCATCAAAGA gTGCTCCATTCTTAACTGTGAGGTCGTGGTGGAGTTGCTCTCAAGCAGGCTTCAAGAACCATCAAACACCGTTAAGATG CGGGCACTGTGTGCTGTAGCATGCctcatgacctctgacctcctctcTCTGGAGCAAATGTTTGCTGCTACACAGCGAAAGCTTCGTCAGCTAAGTGAAGGGCCACCTGGACCCGTGGCCAACAAAGCCACTAAG ATTTTGCGACAGTTCGAGGCTCTGATTTGTGGATCTTTACATGCTACCAGGCAGgagcaaacagcagcagcaagcagcagcagccatcaGGCACCATCTAATCAACTTCCTACATCTACATACTCAAACCCTTTACTTCAAACCCACTCTGCTGACGACAAAAACCTCAAACATTATCAGGTAAAGGACCTCCAGCCTGATATCTCACCTGCAGATATCAATCACCCATCTTCCCCTTCTAGTCTGGCCCGCAGCGGCTCCTCAGGGGAGCCGATGAATGACGATGACAAGGGGTCTCTCATTCAGCAAGAGTTAACGCAAAGCCAGGTAGAACCTGTCAGGACTGCTGAGGTTAAACCAGCAGCTGAAGATCAAGAGTATAACACAGACAGGAGCTCTTCCCCTCCCTCTGAGCTGCAGAGTGAGCAGCCCTGTGTGAGCAGACTGTCCCTGTTCAGTGGTATGGAGCTGGTGACCAAGGGAAGACCGCTGTGTGACAGGTGTCTCAGCGAGGGAGAGACATCCCAGACAGAGACTGATTCGGAGAATGACACTTTAAGGGAGAATCAAGCTGTGGATACCTCTGACAGTCCAGTGGACTCGTCTCTCCCTTGCATCAGTAAAACCAGTGAGGATGCTTCTTCAATTTGCAGTCCAGTTGTATCTGGTAGCAGCCAACCAGTATCAGCCTTCTCATTTCTCaacttttga
- the tepsin gene encoding AP-4 complex accessory subunit Tepsin isoform X3 — protein MATFMERLAFLQKVPTLMKATADDENPCPGYLFQEIGKISHESSGCGQCLLEYLLERLQVESCHVKLKVLKIFVHLCGHGSNHFLTELRRNSTFIQQASVYSGPPDPIHGTALYQKVRNTAQEVARLLFTDMIPTKSGVSPLNIAPPTMGMGSAASHRSGMQGFGYNPGRQGTGGSDTLLDKIQKAAEVVASAVLPPTEHQGIRLHDNHYRAVVAPSAPIEVAVPACAYNLPARRPKAVTQRCPGQVGGGWEETDSGNSSSHNSSQDIAANSRASVGSKSAGTGSQSGASRESSGDLSERVEALQLGDCGQEMALISRLSEGSRVFLSREESQHFIKECSILNCEVVVELLSSRLQEPSNTVKMRALCAVACLMTSDLLSLEQMFAATQRKLRQLSEGPPGPVANKATKILRQFEALICGSLHATRQEQTAAASSSSHQAPSNQLPTSTYSNPLLQTHSADDKNLKHYQVKDLQPDISPADINHPSSPSSLARSGSSGEPMNDDDKGSLIQQELTQSQVEPVRTAEVKPAAEDQEYNTDRSSSPPSELQSEQPCVSRLSLFSGMELVTKGRPLCDRCLSEGETSQTETDSENDTLRENQAVDTSDSPVDSSLPCISKTSEDASSICSPVVSGSSQPVSAFSFLNF, from the exons atggccacatttatggaaCGATTAGCTTTTCTTCAGAAA GTCCCGACTCTGATGAAGGCCACAGCAGATGATGAAAACCCATGTCCTGGCTACCTTTTCCAAGAGATTGGAA AAATCTCCCATGAGTCTTCAGGTTGTGGTCAGTGTTTGTTGGAGTATCTTCTGGAGAGGCTGCAGGTGGAGTCCTGTCATGTCAAACTCAAG GTGCTGAAGATCTTTGTCCATCTCTGTGGCCACGGCTCCAATCATTTCCTCACAGAACTCAGAAGGAATTCCACTTTCATCCAGCAAGCATCAG TTTACAGTGGCCCCCCTGATCCCATCCATGGCACAGCATTGTACCAGAAAGTGAGAAACACGGCACAG GAAGTAGCCCGGTTGCTTTTCACAGACATGATTCCCACCAAAAGCGGTGTCTCCCCACTCAATATAGCCCCCCCAACAATGG GTATGGGCTCAGCAGCTTCCCACAGGTCAGGAATGCAGGGATTTGGATACAATCCAGGGAGGCAGGGGACAG GAGGCAGTGACACCCTGCTGGATAAGATCCAGAAAGCTGCAGAGGTAGTGGCCAGTGCTGTCCTTCCCCCAACTGAGCACCAGGGCATCCGTCTCCATGACAACCATTATCGGGCCGTAGTGGCGCCCTCTGCGCCCATAGAGGTGGCCGTGCCAGCTTGTGCCTACAATCTGCCTGCTCGCAGACCAAAAg CAGTGACCCAGAGGTGCCCAGGGCAGGTGGGAGGTGGCTgggaagagacagacagcggaAACAGCTCCTCTCACAACTCTTCTCAGGACATCGCAGCCAACAGCCGGGCATCTGTGGGCAGCAAGTCAGCAGGCACCGGCAGCCAATCAGGGGCCAGTAGAGAAAGCAGTGGGGACCTATCTGAGCG GGTGGAAGCCTTGCAGTTGGGGGACTGTGGCCAAGAGATGGCGCTCATCAGCAGACTGTCTGAAGGCTCCAGAGTTTTCCTGTCCCGAGAGGAGAGCCAGCACTTCATCAAAGA gTGCTCCATTCTTAACTGTGAGGTCGTGGTGGAGTTGCTCTCAAGCAGGCTTCAAGAACCATCAAACACCGTTAAGATG CGGGCACTGTGTGCTGTAGCATGCctcatgacctctgacctcctctcTCTGGAGCAAATGTTTGCTGCTACACAGCGAAAGCTTCGTCAGCTAAGTGAAGGGCCACCTGGACCCGTGGCCAACAAAGCCACTAAG ATTTTGCGACAGTTCGAGGCTCTGATTTGTGGATCTTTACATGCTACCAGGCAGgagcaaacagcagcagcaagcagcagcagccatcaGGCACCATCTAATCAACTTCCTACATCTACATACTCAAACCCTTTACTTCAAACCCACTCTGCTGACGACAAAAACCTCAAACATTATCAGGTAAAGGACCTCCAGCCTGATATCTCACCTGCAGATATCAATCACCCATCTTCCCCTTCTAGTCTGGCCCGCAGCGGCTCCTCAGGGGAGCCGATGAATGACGATGACAAGGGGTCTCTCATTCAGCAAGAGTTAACGCAAAGCCAGGTAGAACCTGTCAGGACTGCTGAGGTTAAACCAGCAGCTGAAGATCAAGAGTATAACACAGACAGGAGCTCTTCCCCTCCCTCTGAGCTGCAGAGTGAGCAGCCCTGTGTGAGCAGACTGTCCCTGTTCAGTGGTATGGAGCTGGTGACCAAGGGAAGACCGCTGTGTGACAGGTGTCTCAGCGAGGGAGAGACATCCCAGACAGAGACTGATTCGGAGAATGACACTTTAAGGGAGAATCAAGCTGTGGATACCTCTGACAGTCCAGTGGACTCGTCTCTCCCTTGCATCAGTAAAACCAGTGAGGATGCTTCTTCAATTTGCAGTCCAGTTGTATCTGGTAGCAGCCAACCAGTATCAGCCTTCTCATTTCTCaacttttga
- the ndufaf8 gene encoding NADH dehydrogenase [ubiquinone] 1 alpha subcomplex assembly factor 8 encodes MSGSNVWSRSRERMRLFPELFAQCAGEATVYGKCVAATTTGRQELQKDLCAKEFKALKSCFANAAKKKAK; translated from the exons ATGTCTGGGTCAAATGTGTGGAGTCGCAGCCGGGAGAGAATGAGACTTTTTCCGGAGCTTTTTGCGCAGTGTGCGGGAGAG GCAACAGTTTATGGAAAGTGTGTGGCAGCTACCACGACAGGCAGACAGGAACTGCAGAAGGACTTGTGTGCCAAGGAATTCAAAGCACTGAAGTCATGTTTTGCAAATGCA GCCAAGAAAAAAGCCAAATGA